A DNA window from Mucilaginibacter xinganensis contains the following coding sequences:
- a CDS encoding DUF4199 domain-containing protein, translated as MKRTIIVTGFIAGFIVAAFMLASMAKIFNLNNYEGSMLLGYTTMLVAFSLIFVAVKNNRDKYGNGVITFGKAFTTGLMITLIASTIYVIVWMIDYFYFIPDFYEKYSAHELLQLKAAGGTQAQLSAKAAEIQQFSKLYRNPFFNALVTYAEILPVGLIVSLLAAVILKRKANHDKAIVSQ; from the coding sequence ATGAAAAGGACCATCATCGTCACCGGGTTTATTGCGGGCTTTATTGTAGCGGCGTTTATGCTGGCCTCAATGGCCAAAATTTTCAACCTTAATAATTACGAGGGAAGTATGTTGCTGGGCTACACCACTATGCTGGTAGCTTTCTCCCTCATATTTGTGGCCGTTAAAAACAACCGCGATAAATACGGCAACGGCGTTATAACATTTGGTAAAGCTTTTACAACAGGCCTCATGATCACGCTCATTGCGTCTACCATATATGTAATAGTGTGGATGATAGATTACTTTTACTTTATCCCCGACTTTTATGAAAAATACTCAGCACACGAGCTACTTCAATTGAAAGCTGCTGGTGGCACCCAGGCACAGCTGAGCGCCAAAGCGGCCGAGATACAACAATTTAGTAAGCTTTACAGAAATCCGTTTTTTAACGCGCTGGTTACCTATGCCGAAATATTACCAGTTGGATTAATCGTTTCATTACTGGCAGCAGTTATATTAAAACGGAAAGCCAATCACGACAAAGCCATAGTTAGCCAGTAA
- a CDS encoding GNAT family N-acetyltransferase: protein MKTKIYNMMHPLINDGSGTYEMADLNAYIDKITDKGCIITITEKGELQAFLAGYANDYESKTGFLSMTVVSPLVRRMGYGRRLMEFFLTDLVHKGFERCLTEVKENNTPAINTCRRAGFHELDRKGSYIILEKRLK, encoded by the coding sequence ATGAAAACCAAAATTTACAATATGATGCACCCGTTGATCAACGACGGCAGTGGAACGTATGAGATGGCCGATTTAAACGCCTATATTGATAAAATAACTGACAAGGGATGCATTATAACCATTACCGAAAAGGGCGAATTGCAGGCTTTCCTGGCTGGCTATGCTAATGATTATGAAAGCAAAACCGGTTTCCTGTCAATGACAGTAGTCTCGCCATTGGTACGAAGAATGGGATACGGCCGAAGGCTGATGGAGTTTTTTTTAACTGATTTGGTGCATAAAGGGTTTGAAAGGTGCCTTACCGAGGTAAAAGAAAATAACACACCGGCAATAAATACATGCAGAAGAGCAGGTTTTCATGAACTGGACAGAAAGGGCAGTTATATTATTTTAGAAAAACGCCTGAAATAA
- a CDS encoding DNA alkylation repair protein: MTVSEIMAELKSFGNEKIKNILLKHGVKEPFFGVKVEHLKTIQKKIKTDYQLALDLYATGNADAMYLAGLIAADDKMTKADLQTWVKQAVSTNISEYTVPWVAAGSNYGFELAREWISADEDNIAAAGWATLGNLVALKPDDELDLPALKLLLDRAEKNIRQAGIRTQRNMNTFVVAVATYVSPLASAAAATAAQIGAVIKKPGNNAPAKKKKTVKC; the protein is encoded by the coding sequence ATGACAGTATCTGAAATTATGGCCGAACTAAAATCGTTCGGAAACGAAAAAATCAAAAATATTTTATTGAAGCATGGGGTAAAAGAACCTTTTTTTGGGGTGAAGGTGGAGCATTTAAAAACTATCCAAAAAAAGATAAAAACTGACTATCAACTGGCGTTAGACCTTTATGCCACCGGTAATGCGGATGCAATGTACCTGGCCGGCTTAATTGCAGCAGATGATAAAATGACCAAAGCCGATTTACAAACCTGGGTAAAGCAGGCCGTGTCAACCAATATTTCCGAATATACGGTCCCCTGGGTGGCCGCAGGCAGCAACTACGGCTTTGAGCTGGCCCGCGAATGGATCAGTGCCGATGAAGACAATATTGCGGCCGCAGGGTGGGCAACACTAGGCAACCTTGTAGCCCTTAAGCCCGACGATGAGTTGGATTTGCCCGCATTAAAATTATTGCTGGACCGGGCTGAAAAAAACATTCGCCAGGCTGGCATCCGCACACAACGAAACATGAATACTTTTGTAGTAGCTGTAGCCACTTATGTAAGCCCATTGGCAAGCGCCGCCGCGGCAACCGCAGCTCAAATTGGCGCAGTTATAAAAAAACCTGGCAACAATGCTCCCGCAAAAAAGAAAAAGACGGTGAAGTGTTAA
- a CDS encoding 3-keto-disaccharide hydrolase, giving the protein MKKLSILMIAAGLIGSHAFAQTKTSLFDGKSLKGWHGFNKTGEVKNWTIVDGALVCQGAANGDTGGDIVTDKQYTNFELSWDWKIDKGSNSGVIYHVVEDPKYHATYETGPEYQLIDDTGWPDKLEEWQKTGCDYAMHLPNDQKMLKPVGEWNTSKIIFNKGRVEHWLNGKKILYFQAWDADWNKKKAEGKWKDYPDYGAAKTGHIALQDHGHKAYFKNITIKEL; this is encoded by the coding sequence ATGAAGAAATTAAGTATATTAATGATAGCTGCGGGCCTCATCGGCTCGCATGCTTTTGCTCAAACAAAAACCAGCTTGTTTGATGGCAAAAGCCTTAAAGGCTGGCACGGCTTTAACAAAACAGGCGAAGTAAAAAACTGGACCATTGTTGATGGCGCCTTGGTTTGCCAGGGCGCCGCCAATGGCGATACCGGCGGCGATATTGTTACCGATAAACAATACACCAATTTTGAACTGTCGTGGGATTGGAAAATTGATAAAGGCAGCAACAGCGGGGTTATTTACCATGTGGTTGAAGACCCGAAATACCATGCGACTTATGAAACCGGCCCCGAGTACCAACTGATAGACGATACCGGCTGGCCTGATAAACTGGAAGAATGGCAAAAAACCGGCTGCGACTACGCGATGCACCTGCCAAACGATCAGAAAATGTTAAAACCTGTGGGCGAATGGAACACCAGCAAAATTATTTTTAACAAAGGCCGTGTTGAACATTGGCTTAACGGCAAAAAGATTTTATACTTCCAGGCATGGGATGCCGACTGGAACAAGAAAAAAGCCGAAGGCAAATGGAAAGACTATCCCGACTACGGCGCCGCTAAAACCGGCCACATAGCTTTGCAGGATCATGGGCACAAAGCCTATTTTAAGAATATAACAATAAAAGAGCTGTAA
- a CDS encoding GatB/YqeY domain-containing protein translates to MSLIIQIDQDIKQAMLAKQADRLRGLRAIKSALLLARTEKGAAEELTPEAEIKVLQKLVKQRKESAEIYKTQNREDLYQIEMDEMQVIEPYLPAQMSRFEIEGYLQEVISRIGATSVSDMGRVMGIANKELAGQADGRTISEVVKQLLG, encoded by the coding sequence ATGTCACTCATTATTCAAATTGACCAGGATATAAAACAAGCAATGCTGGCTAAACAAGCAGACCGATTAAGAGGCCTGCGTGCAATTAAGTCTGCCTTGCTTTTGGCCCGTACCGAAAAGGGTGCTGCGGAGGAATTAACACCTGAAGCTGAAATTAAAGTTTTGCAAAAATTGGTTAAGCAGCGCAAGGAATCGGCGGAGATCTACAAAACACAAAACCGTGAGGATTTGTACCAGATAGAGATGGATGAGATGCAGGTAATTGAACCTTACCTGCCGGCGCAAATGTCCCGGTTTGAAATAGAGGGATATCTACAGGAGGTAATAAGCCGTATTGGTGCAACATCAGTAAGTGATATGGGCAGGGTGATGGGCATAGCCAATAAGGAACTGGCAGGCCAGGCCGATGGCCGCACGATATCAGAAGTGGTGAAGCAACTTTTGGGTTGA
- a CDS encoding alpha/beta fold hydrolase: protein MDFVLKEEHGFSYIDEGEGEVLLLLHGLMGALSNWDKVIEEFRGQYRVIIPILPIYDLPLLTTGVKSMAKYVHKFVKYKKLTDITLLGNSLGGHVGLIYVLSHPTLVKALVLTGSSGLYENAFGGSFPRRESYDFVKEKVEYTFYDPATATKELVDDVYQTINDRHKVIRILAMAKSAIRHNMNKDLHKIHIPVSLIWGRDDKITPPEVAIEFNQQLPDSELHWIEKCGHAPMMEQPDEFNKYLRLFLDKIKAK from the coding sequence ATGGATTTCGTGCTTAAAGAGGAACACGGTTTTAGTTATATCGATGAGGGCGAAGGCGAGGTTTTGTTATTGTTGCACGGCTTAATGGGTGCTTTAAGTAACTGGGATAAAGTAATTGAAGAATTTAGAGGGCAGTACCGGGTAATAATCCCCATTTTGCCGATATATGATTTGCCGCTATTAACTACAGGGGTAAAAAGTATGGCTAAGTATGTACACAAATTTGTAAAATATAAAAAGCTGACTGATATAACGCTGCTTGGTAATTCATTAGGCGGGCATGTGGGTTTAATATATGTACTCTCGCACCCAACGCTGGTTAAAGCTTTGGTGCTCACCGGTAGTTCAGGCTTATACGAAAATGCTTTTGGCGGATCGTTCCCGAGGCGCGAGAGTTACGATTTTGTTAAGGAAAAAGTAGAATATACATTTTATGACCCGGCTACGGCAACCAAAGAGCTGGTTGATGACGTATATCAAACTATAAACGACAGGCATAAGGTGATCAGGATCCTTGCGATGGCTAAATCGGCTATTCGTCATAATATGAACAAGGACCTGCATAAGATCCATATTCCTGTATCGTTAATATGGGGCAGGGATGATAAAATTACGCCGCCGGAAGTGGCTATTGAATTTAACCAGCAGTTGCCAGATTCGGAGCTGCACTGGATAGAAAAATGCGGGCACGCACCTATGATGGAGCAGCCCGATGAGTTTAATAAATATTTGAGGCTGTTTTTAGATAAAATAAAAGCTAAATAA
- the yihA gene encoding ribosome biogenesis GTP-binding protein YihA/YsxC, whose protein sequence is MIVKSAEFICSNTQISKLPPPVKAEYAFIGRSNVGKSSLINMLAGKKGLAKTSQTPGKTQLINHFLINDNWYIVDLPGYGYARASKSKKADWSKFIHTYLDKRESLQCVMVLIDSRLEPQKIDIEFCNWLGEKGLSFVLVFTKADKQSSIKTDQNIAKFRKALLETFEEVPKHFLTSAETQLGHDEVLAFISQINQQFTIPEINF, encoded by the coding sequence ATGATCGTTAAATCAGCCGAGTTTATTTGCAGCAACACCCAGATCTCCAAGCTACCGCCGCCTGTAAAGGCTGAGTATGCTTTTATAGGCAGGTCAAACGTGGGTAAATCATCCCTCATTAATATGCTTGCCGGTAAAAAAGGCCTGGCTAAAACTTCGCAAACCCCTGGTAAAACGCAGCTCATTAACCATTTTTTAATAAATGACAACTGGTATATTGTGGATTTGCCGGGCTACGGTTATGCCCGTGCCTCAAAAAGCAAAAAAGCCGACTGGAGCAAATTCATTCATACCTATCTTGATAAGCGCGAAAGCCTGCAATGTGTAATGGTGCTGATTGACAGCCGCCTTGAGCCGCAAAAAATAGACATAGAGTTTTGTAACTGGCTTGGTGAAAAAGGCTTATCGTTTGTACTGGTATTTACCAAAGCAGATAAGCAATCGTCTATAAAAACAGATCAGAACATCGCCAAATTCCGCAAAGCGCTTTTAGAGACTTTTGAAGAAGTACCAAAGCATTTTTTAACATCTGCCGAAACGCAGCTTGGGCATGATGAAGTATTGGCTTTTATAAGCCAGATAAACCAGCAATTTACAATACCTGAAATAAACTTTTAA
- a CDS encoding OsmC family protein: MKRTAHAHWNGTLTEGKGEITTQSTTLNNTQYSFKTRFQDGIGTNPEELIAAAHAGCFTMAVGAALSQAGFTPGDLTTDAILDLDMQALSITGIHLELKGSPIEGVSEDKFKEIAEGAKANCIISKALSVPITLNVVYA, encoded by the coding sequence ATGAAACGTACAGCACATGCCCATTGGAATGGCACTTTAACCGAAGGTAAAGGTGAAATCACCACCCAAAGCACTACCCTTAACAACACCCAGTATTCATTTAAGACCCGTTTCCAGGACGGTATAGGTACCAACCCGGAAGAGCTGATTGCAGCCGCCCATGCAGGTTGCTTTACCATGGCAGTAGGTGCAGCGCTTAGCCAGGCTGGTTTTACCCCGGGTGACTTAACCACCGATGCAATTTTAGATCTGGATATGCAGGCACTCAGCATTACCGGCATTCACCTTGAATTAAAAGGCTCGCCAATTGAAGGTGTAAGCGAAGATAAATTCAAAGAAATTGCTGAAGGTGCAAAAGCAAATTGCATTATATCAAAAGCGTTAAGCGTTCCAATTACCTTAAATGTGGTTTACGCCTAA
- a CDS encoding VOC family protein gives MEAYKIPAQTRIGHVHLKVSDLQKSLDFYSGLLGFDKMMLYGDQAAFISAGGYHHHIGLNTWHSKGAPHAPEYAPGLYHTAILYPERKDLAVILQRLIDAKYPITGASDHGVSEAIYLDDPDGNGVELYWDRPREQWPVDENGDLTMFTRRLDMEGLLAEK, from the coding sequence ATGGAAGCATATAAAATACCGGCACAAACCCGCATAGGGCATGTGCATTTAAAAGTAAGCGATCTGCAAAAGTCGCTTGATTTTTACAGCGGACTGCTGGGTTTCGATAAGATGATGCTTTATGGCGACCAGGCCGCTTTTATTTCCGCCGGTGGATACCATCACCATATTGGCTTAAACACCTGGCACAGTAAAGGGGCTCCGCATGCGCCTGAATATGCACCCGGTTTATATCATACCGCAATTTTGTATCCTGAACGTAAAGACCTGGCTGTTATATTACAACGATTAATAGACGCCAAATACCCTATCACCGGCGCGTCTGATCATGGAGTATCTGAAGCTATTTATTTGGATGATCCGGATGGCAATGGTGTTGAACTGTACTGGGACCGCCCCCGCGAACAATGGCCGGTTGATGAAAATGGTGATTTAACGATGTTTACGAGGCGGCTGGATATGGAAGGTTTGCTGGCAGAGAAGTAA
- the ubiE gene encoding bifunctional demethylmenaquinone methyltransferase/2-methoxy-6-polyprenyl-1,4-benzoquinol methylase UbiE gives MSKIITPYTDQQGTKKEQVADMFNNISKTYDFLNHFLSLGIDIIWRKKAINELKKDQPKLILDVATGTGDFAFEALTILKPEKIIGVDISKGMLSIAQQKIDKRKLGDKFEVKLGDSEKLPFDADGFDAVTVAYGVRNFENLETGLADIHRVLKPGGKAVVLEFSKPKAFPVKQLYNFYFNYITPGIGKLFSKDARAYTYLPESVAAFPDGKTFTALMDKVGFKHTKHRPLAFGICSIYTGIK, from the coding sequence ATGAGCAAAATAATAACTCCGTACACCGATCAGCAAGGCACCAAAAAAGAGCAGGTAGCCGATATGTTTAATAACATTTCAAAAACCTATGATTTCCTGAATCATTTTTTATCGCTGGGCATAGATATCATCTGGCGCAAAAAGGCGATAAACGAATTGAAAAAGGATCAGCCTAAATTAATACTGGATGTAGCCACCGGTACCGGCGATTTTGCTTTTGAGGCGCTAACCATATTAAAGCCCGAAAAAATAATAGGGGTTGATATTTCAAAGGGCATGCTCAGCATCGCGCAGCAAAAAATAGATAAACGTAAATTGGGCGATAAATTTGAAGTAAAGCTGGGCGACTCAGAAAAACTTCCTTTTGATGCAGACGGGTTTGATGCCGTTACCGTGGCGTATGGCGTACGTAATTTTGAGAACCTTGAAACCGGCCTGGCCGATATTCACCGGGTATTAAAACCGGGCGGTAAAGCGGTAGTGCTTGAGTTTTCAAAACCCAAAGCATTCCCTGTAAAACAGCTTTATAATTTCTATTTTAACTATATTACACCCGGAATTGGTAAATTATTTTCAAAAGATGCAAGGGCTTACACTTATTTGCCTGAATCGGTAGCGGCTTTTCCTGATGGGAAAACTTTTACTGCCTTAATGGATAAAGTAGGCTTTAAACATACCAAACACAGGCCTTTGGCGTTTGGTATTTGTTCAATTTACACGGGTATTAAATGA
- a CDS encoding SDR family oxidoreductase, with protein MTKIALITGATSGIGEACAHLFARENYNLVLTGRRIDRLEKLAKKLNDKYNVEVAVSQFDVRNRGDVAENLENLPAKWKHVDVLVNNAGLSQGLDPIQKGDLDDWDTMIDTNIKGLLYVSKIVANWMIDNKKGHIVNIGSIAGKEVYANGNVYCATKHAVDALNKGMRIDLLPYGIKVTAIHPGAVETEFSEVRFKGDKERAKKVYDGFEPLVADDIAETIWFVVSRPKHVNINDMIVMPTAQANAGTIFRG; from the coding sequence ATGACTAAAATTGCATTAATAACAGGAGCTACCTCGGGGATAGGCGAGGCCTGCGCCCATTTGTTTGCCCGGGAAAACTACAACCTGGTGCTCACCGGCAGAAGAATTGATCGGCTTGAAAAACTGGCAAAGAAGCTTAATGATAAGTATAATGTTGAAGTTGCTGTTTCGCAATTTGATGTTAGGAATCGGGGAGACGTTGCTGAAAACCTTGAAAACCTGCCCGCCAAATGGAAACACGTGGATGTGCTGGTAAACAATGCCGGCCTGAGCCAGGGGCTTGATCCTATTCAAAAAGGTGACCTGGACGACTGGGATACCATGATTGATACCAATATTAAAGGCTTGCTGTATGTAAGTAAAATAGTTGCCAACTGGATGATTGATAACAAAAAGGGGCACATTGTTAATATCGGATCAATTGCGGGTAAGGAGGTTTATGCAAATGGTAACGTATATTGTGCAACCAAACATGCGGTTGATGCCCTTAATAAAGGGATGCGTATTGATTTGCTGCCGTATGGCATAAAGGTTACGGCAATACACCCCGGAGCAGTTGAAACAGAGTTTTCAGAAGTTAGGTTTAAGGGTGATAAGGAAAGGGCAAAGAAGGTTTATGATGGTTTTGAACCTTTGGTTGCCGATGATATTGCGGAGACTATCTGGTTTGTGGTATCGCGCCCCAAACATGTTAACATTAACGATATGATTGTAATGCCTACCGCACAGGCAAACGCGGGAACGATATTTAGAGGTTAG
- the porT gene encoding type IX secretion/gliding motility protein PorT/SprT, whose protein sequence is MSKNRYLIIFLLVFCSNTLLAQVPAWGGGADLTDLSFGFTFSYVNSYYKIDKKPGWRSPFFDPGVNRNITDSLKSIGSKSSPGFAVGFITRYRLTDHIEARITPSLIFADKSLTYTYPNAQDNVTKQVQTTTVDFPLEFKLKSDRIGNFRAYIMGGAKYSLAIGSKKNADAGLDPLDKLVKNVGGYGSYEAGLGCDIYFEFFKLSPEIKIANSLGNVLVPENHPYSSPINKLGVHTLMFSLYFE, encoded by the coding sequence ATGAGTAAAAACCGTTACCTCATTATATTTTTGTTGGTATTTTGCAGTAATACGTTACTGGCGCAGGTACCGGCATGGGGTGGCGGGGCAGATTTAACCGACCTTAGTTTTGGTTTCACCTTTTCATACGTAAACAGCTATTATAAAATTGATAAAAAGCCCGGCTGGCGCAGTCCTTTTTTTGACCCGGGCGTAAACCGCAACATAACAGATTCGTTAAAAAGCATCGGTTCAAAAAGCTCACCTGGTTTTGCAGTTGGTTTTATAACCCGGTACAGGCTTACAGATCATATTGAGGCCCGGATAACCCCATCGCTGATTTTTGCCGACAAATCATTAACTTATACCTATCCCAATGCGCAGGATAATGTTACCAAGCAGGTACAAACCACAACGGTAGATTTCCCTTTAGAGTTTAAGCTAAAATCAGACCGGATAGGTAATTTCAGGGCTTATATAATGGGAGGGGCTAAATATTCGCTGGCCATAGGCTCAAAAAAAAATGCTGATGCCGGGCTAGACCCGCTGGATAAGCTGGTTAAAAACGTTGGCGGCTACGGATCGTACGAAGCCGGGCTGGGCTGCGATATCTATTTTGAATTTTTTAAACTTTCGCCCGAAATAAAGATTGCCAACTCCCTGGGTAATGTGCTTGTTCCGGAAAATCACCCATATTCCAGCCCCATTAATAAGTTGGGGGTGCATACCCTAATGTTTAGCCTGTATTTTGAATGA
- a CDS encoding CBS domain-containing protein has translation MLAVEMIADAIPPVHTSDTIQKAVDRMVEFRIRHLPIVNEEQFLGLLSENDIAAETDPETPVGALALSLVNPYVLEDQHIYDVIRLFYERQLTVVPVLDAAKNYSGLITINALTEYFAGLTSVSQPGGIIVLEINNKNNSLAHMAQIVESDNAQILSSYVRTFPDSTRMEVTLKVNKQDISAIIATFLRYEYDVKATFNHSDDNDNSRDRYNSLMNYLNL, from the coding sequence ATGCTTGCAGTTGAAATGATAGCTGATGCCATACCGCCGGTGCATACTTCTGATACCATTCAGAAAGCTGTTGACCGTATGGTTGAGTTTCGCATCCGCCATTTGCCAATTGTAAACGAAGAACAGTTTTTAGGCCTGCTTTCAGAGAATGATATAGCTGCAGAAACCGATCCGGAGACCCCGGTAGGTGCTTTGGCGCTCTCGCTGGTTAATCCTTACGTACTGGAAGATCAGCATATTTATGATGTTATCCGCCTGTTTTATGAACGCCAGTTAACCGTAGTTCCGGTATTGGACGCGGCTAAAAACTATTCGGGACTGATTACTATTAACGCGCTTACTGAATATTTTGCCGGGCTTACATCCGTTTCGCAGCCGGGCGGGATAATTGTGCTGGAGATCAATAATAAAAACAATTCGCTGGCGCATATGGCGCAGATAGTTGAGTCTGACAATGCCCAGATCCTGAGCTCATACGTGCGCACCTTTCCCGATTCAACACGCATGGAAGTTACCCTTAAGGTAAATAAGCAGGACATATCAGCTATAATTGCTACGTTTTTGCGTTACGAGTACGATGTAAAGGCTACTTTTAATCATAGCGACGACAACGACAACTCGAGGGACAGGTATAATTCTTTGATGAATTACTTAAATTTATAG
- a CDS encoding response regulator transcription factor: MSITARNRQITIYGIALAALIILLKWAELRYILVDRQLETYAGIIAVIFTLLGVWLALKLRKPKVETLIVERQIFAPDGSAFVLNERELKRINMSKRELEVLKLMAEGLSNREIAESLFVSLNTIKTHTAQIFEKLEVKRRTQAVDMGKKLSLIP, from the coding sequence TTGAGCATTACAGCGCGCAATAGGCAGATCACCATTTACGGCATTGCACTCGCTGCGCTTATAATATTGCTTAAATGGGCCGAGCTGCGTTACATATTGGTTGACCGGCAACTGGAGACATACGCAGGGATTATTGCAGTAATATTTACCTTACTTGGTGTTTGGCTTGCTTTAAAGCTCCGTAAGCCTAAAGTAGAAACCTTGATTGTTGAACGGCAAATTTTTGCGCCTGATGGCAGTGCTTTTGTTTTAAATGAGCGTGAACTGAAACGCATCAACATGAGTAAACGCGAACTGGAGGTACTTAAGCTGATGGCCGAAGGTTTAAGTAACCGGGAAATTGCTGAAAGTTTGTTCGTATCGCTTAATACCATTAAAACGCATACTGCTCAAATATTTGAAAAATTGGAAGTTAAAAGGCGAACGCAGGCGGTTGACATGGGTAAAAAACTGAGCCTTATCCCTTAA
- a CDS encoding Gfo/Idh/MocA family protein, with protein sequence MKEKEEPSRRSFLRKLGTATAAVAVGQSVFAAEKKNDVFAYLKRPAGISVNDQINIALIGAGGQGSEDTNVALQIPGVKLIAVCDLYDGRLADAKKRWGADIFTTKIYKEVLNRKDIDAVIIGTPDHWHEQISVDAMHAGKHVYCEKPMVHAITEGPAVIQAQKETGKIFQVGSQGVSSLGNEKARELLAAGAIGQLNYAEGFWARRGPVEVWQYPIPADASPRTVDWDTYVSNTHKRPFDEKRFFRWRNYTDYGTGMAGDLFVHLFSSLHFVTGSHGPEKIYASGGLRFWNDGREVPDVLLGTFDYAKNAMHPAFNLSLRCNFVDGTSGTTYLRLVGSEGAMDVTWDKVVLKRNKVFASDDPFYLEKLRQSGDRNPERKKMMPPEEIAYEADKGYLGGSYDHMNNFITAIRTNGKVTEDATFGYRAAAPALLCNDSYFKNQPMFWDPEKMIKKV encoded by the coding sequence ATGAAAGAAAAAGAAGAACCGTCCCGCAGAAGTTTTCTTAGAAAATTAGGCACGGCCACTGCGGCAGTTGCTGTAGGCCAAAGTGTATTTGCTGCTGAGAAAAAAAACGATGTATTTGCTTATTTAAAAAGACCGGCAGGTATCAGCGTCAACGATCAGATCAATATTGCCCTGATAGGTGCGGGCGGGCAAGGCAGTGAAGACACCAACGTAGCGCTGCAGATTCCCGGTGTTAAACTGATTGCCGTTTGCGATTTATACGACGGCAGGCTGGCCGACGCCAAAAAACGATGGGGCGCCGATATTTTCACAACTAAAATTTATAAAGAAGTACTTAACAGGAAAGATATTGATGCAGTAATAATAGGCACACCTGACCATTGGCACGAGCAGATCTCTGTTGATGCTATGCATGCAGGCAAACACGTATATTGTGAAAAACCAATGGTACACGCAATTACCGAAGGCCCTGCCGTTATCCAGGCACAAAAGGAAACCGGGAAAATTTTCCAGGTAGGCAGCCAGGGTGTATCATCATTAGGTAACGAAAAAGCCCGCGAGTTGCTGGCAGCCGGCGCAATTGGCCAGCTTAATTACGCCGAAGGTTTTTGGGCAAGGCGAGGCCCGGTTGAAGTATGGCAATATCCCATCCCTGCGGATGCATCGCCGCGAACGGTTGACTGGGATACTTACGTAAGCAATACCCACAAACGCCCGTTTGATGAAAAGCGTTTTTTTAGATGGAGAAATTACACCGATTACGGCACTGGTATGGCCGGCGATCTTTTTGTTCACCTGTTCAGCAGCCTGCATTTTGTAACCGGCTCACACGGGCCCGAGAAGATCTATGCCTCGGGAGGTTTGCGTTTCTGGAACGATGGCCGTGAAGTGCCTGACGTTTTGCTGGGAACTTTTGATTATGCCAAAAACGCTATGCACCCTGCATTTAACCTTTCATTGCGCTGCAACTTTGTTGATGGCACCAGCGGCACAACTTACCTGCGCCTGGTAGGCAGCGAAGGCGCTATGGACGTTACCTGGGATAAGGTAGTGCTGAAAAGAAATAAGGTTTTCGCTTCTGATGATCCCTTTTATCTTGAAAAATTAAGGCAAAGCGGCGACCGTAACCCTGAACGAAAAAAAATGATGCCGCCCGAAGAAATTGCATACGAAGCCGATAAAGGCTATTTAGGCGGTTCTTACGACCACATGAACAACTTTATTACCGCTATTCGCACCAATGGCAAAGTAACTGAGGATGCAACATTTGGCTACCGTGCCGCTGCGCCTGCGTTGTTGTGTAACGATAGCTATTTTAAAAACCAGCCCATGTTTTGGGATCCGGAAAAGATGATCAAAAAGGTTTAA